In the Fusarium oxysporum f. sp. lycopersici 4287 chromosome 9, whole genome shotgun sequence genome, one interval contains:
- a CDS encoding hypothetical protein (At least one base has a quality score < 10), translated as MFQVTPELNLFLDHRPPSMSTLPASNCDDRWDASTLAQEPEFRKSFLVPKATKLSTKPSQSPRRPANHHQTLPPCVQTDRDGTVRISEGKPSPTPNPQAPQLTTISLTTIPKRVPSVSLEAFAEASPTTIPVKPTFSLSSKQTSETYLKPTPMRDLKMPTSSIAGPDRSRATSAQPRIPETLTFPTPVATDHSN; from the coding sequence ATGTTTCAAGTTACGCCCGAGCTCAACCTATTCCTCGACCACCGCCCCCCGTCAATGTCGACTCTTCCAGCATCGAACTGCGACGACCGATGGGATGCATCAACACTTGCGCAAGAGCCTGAGTTCCGCAAATCTTTTCTGGTCCCGAAGGCGACCAAGCTGTCGACGAAGCCAAGTCAAAGCCCACGACGGCCCGCGAACCATCATCAGACCCTACCCCCGTGTGTACAGACTGATCGAGATGGGACAGTCAGAATCTCTGAAGGCAAGCCAAGCCCCACGCCGAATCCTCAAGCCCCCCAACTAACGACAATATCTCTGACTACCATTCCAAAACGGGTCCCATCCGTGTCTCTCGAAGCATTTGCCGAAGCGTCCCCTACTACGATCCCTGTCAAACCGACCTTCAGCCTGTCCTCGAAACAGACTTCCGAAACGTACCTCAAGCCCACGCCAATGAGAGATCTGAAGATGCCAACAAGCTCGATTGCCGGACCAGACCGATCACGGGCGACATCAGCCCAGCCACGAATACCTGAGACTCTGACTTTTCCGACTCCTGTCGCCACCGACCATAGCAACTGA